A genomic region of Dreissena polymorpha isolate Duluth1 chromosome 4, UMN_Dpol_1.0, whole genome shotgun sequence contains the following coding sequences:
- the LOC127879580 gene encoding homeobox protein Meis1-like, with amino-acid sequence MTDRYEDVLPPPTYETGGSGHLMSSLLQMPPPLHSSSINNDVFDDMINSHLASLGNGCSLPVSSSLSQYSHMINTQSFSGTHLSETDQDKQAIYAHPLFPLLALIFEKCELATCARKVAGDPICSSESFNEDLELFGKQLAANGGSIFTNNQEIDNIIIQAIQNFRFHLLELEKVHELCDNFCERYITCLKGKMPQDLNVDAQGDDDDASSKLSNSAFDPTDDDSGSDHRPSSVGSTNFLEMDDVASATPSEFPMMSQPAASLTSGVEPTGATNEPAVVVKTESKAPPKGRGIKREREDSEEYSRGSEESNGDNNSESASGSGGKQAGKGAKRQKKRGIFSKTATNILRAWLFQHLQHPYPSEDQKKQLGAETGLTILQVNNWFINARRRIVQPMIDQTNRNGPVPHSHPGYYPETASPMDNQLGQSSAHHRLSSHMNGSIPVSTMGNGLSSQYGSGLHSSMSHMPGGYSSSISVSEHYDPLKPVYPTPTYMDSSVSRYNSMMGGMGMPCYTGNDMYANPSLGAPTYYNLPPTEL; translated from the coding sequence atgactgACAGATACGAAGACGTACTCCCCCCACCCACCTACGAGACGGGTGGAAGTGGTCACCTGATGAGCTCCCTGTTGCAGATGCCGCCGCCATTGCATTCGTCCTCCATCAACAACGACGTCTTCGACGACATGATAAACTCGCACCTGGCGTCGCTCGGCAACGGATGCTCACTTCCTGTCAGCTCGTCTCTCTCACAGTATTCTCACATGATCAACACGCAAAGCTTCTCAGGTACGCATTTGTCAGAAACCGATCAGGATAAACAGGCTATTTACGCCCACCCACTGTTTCCCCTTCTTGCgctcatttttgaaaaatgtgaGCTGGCGACTTGCGCGAGAAAGGTGGCGGGTGACCCTATTTGCTCTTCTGAATCATTCAATGAAGATCTAGAATTATTTGGTAAACAGCTGGCTGCTAACGGCGGCTCGATATTCACGAACAATCAAGAAATAGACAATATTATCATTCAGGCTATTCAGAACTTCCGTTTTCACTTACTTGAGCTCGAAAAAGTGCACGAACTCTGTGATAATTTCTGTGAACGCTATATAACGTGCTTGAAGGGGAAAATGCCCCAAGATTTAAACGTAGACGCTCAAGGCGATGACGATGATGCTTCATCTAAACTTTCAAATAGTGCTTTTGATCCTACAGATGACGATAGCGGCTCAGACCACCGACCGTCCTCCGTCGGCTCCACCAATTTCCTGGAAATGGATGACGTAGCGTCCGCAACGCCGAGCGAGTTTCCGATGATGTCACAGCCTGCGGCCAGCTTAACGAGCGGTGTTGAGCCGACGGGAGCGACGAATGAGCCGGCTGTCGTCGTCAAAACGGAGTCAAAAGCACCGCCCAAGGGGCGCGGTATTAAACGCGAGCGCGAAGATAGTGAGGAGTATAGCAGAGGTTCGGAAGAAAGTAACGGTGACAATAATAGTGAATCTGCGTCCGGTTCCGGTGGAAAACAGGCTGGAAAGGGAGCGAAACGGCAGAAGAAGCGCGGAATATTCTCAAAGACAGCCACAAACATTCTGCGTGCGTGGCTGTTCCAACATTTGCAGCACCCGTATCCATCTGAGGACCAAAAGAAACAGCTTGGTGCTGAAACTGGACTTACAATCTTGCAAGTGAACAACTGGTTCATTAACGCCAGACGACGTATTGTGCAGCCAATGATCGACCAGACTAACAGGAACGGCCCCGTGCCGCACTCACATCCGGGTTACTACCCGGAAACCGCGTCTCCCATGGATAACCAGCTTGGGCAGTCGTCTGCCCACCACAGACTCTCTAGCCACATGAATGGAAGTATACCAGTTAGCACCATGGGAAATGGACTCTCTAGTCAGTACGGCAGCGGTCTGCACAGCTCCATGTCTCACATGCCCGGGGGGTACTCGAGCAGTATTTCCGTAAGTGAGCACTACGACCCACTGAAGCCGGTTTACCCAACCCCCACTTACATGGACAGCTCGGTCTCCAGGTACAACTCAATGATGGGGGGAATGGGGATGCCGTGTTACACCGGAAATGACATGTACGCCAACCCATCTCTGGGCGCTCCTACCTACTACAACCTGCCCCCAACCGAACTCTAG